The following nucleotide sequence is from Candidatus Methylomirabilota bacterium.
GACGTGCTGTTCAGCCTGGCGGTGCCGCCGACGCTGAGCGCCGGCGACATCGAGCAGGACCTCTACCTCTTGTGGCCCGGCGCGGTGGCGCCCGACCCGACCGCGGGCCCGCCCGATCCCGCGCTGGCGCGCGCGGTGGAGCAGCAGGGCTTCGCCGTCATCGAGGAGGGGCGCCTGTCGCTCTCCGCGCGAAACCTCTATCAGCGCGGGCCGGACGGCCGCAGCCTCCGCGAACCCCTCGCCGGCGGCGCCCCCTTCGTCACCTTCGTCCGCGAAGGGGGTGGCCTCGGGATCAGCTCGCCGGCCACCTACGTCCGGATCCCCTGGAGCCCGAAGAGCGCGAACCGCGCCTATCTCACCGGGCTGCGCCTGACGACCAGAGGGCTCGTCAAGCCCAAGCCCGCCACCTGGGTCGAGCGGACGCTCTGGGGCCCGCGCCACCGCCTGACCTTGAGCTTCGGCGACGTCCGCCAGCGCGCGACCTTCCCGATGTACTTCTGGAACCGCGACCGCGTGATCAAGCTCTCGGAGGACCCCTCGCAGCTCCTCATCAATTTCGCCCACGCCGACCGCCTCAAGATCGAGGAGATGTTCCCGCCGTCGGCGCGGCGCCAGCTCAGTGAGACCCTGGAGAATACCGACGTCGTCTCGATCTTCCTCGACCGCGCCGAAGGTCTCCGCCCCCAGACGCTGAGCGTGCAGTTCGGCTACTTCTGGGGGCTCCAGTCCTGGGCGCCGGTGCTCATCCCCCTGCTGTTCTTCGTGCTGGGCAATGTCGCCGCCGTCCTCGTCCGCGGCCTGGCCGAGCGTCTCGCCAGGGGCGTGTCCGGCCGCTTTCACATCGGGCGCGGCGCGCCGGCCCCGGCCGGACGGGATACCGGCGTCGTCGTCGCCCGGGAGACGCTGGCCCGGATCGTGCCGGGCGAGACGCGCTACCAGGAGGTGCTCCGGCTCTGCGGTCCCAACCCCGAAGAGCAGGAGCGGCTCACCTCGCCCGGCCACAAGACGCTCGTCTACCGCGGACGGCGTGTGGTGCCGCACCGCCGGCGCGCGCTCGGCTGGCTGTCGACCGTCGACCACTGGGACGTCGAGCACCACGAGGTGGAGATCGAGCTGGAGGGCGACGTGGTCCGCGACGTCCAGGCCCGGGTCCGCCGCACGCGGCTGCCGCACCCGGAAACCGCGTGAGCGGCGCCGGCTAGCGCGAGATCGTCAGCCGCGCCCGGCCGTAGTGGTGCTCATCCACCCAGAGGCGTCCTTCGGCGAAGCGCGTCGAGCGGAAGGGCGTGAGATCGGCGGTGCGGGGCTTGCCCTCGACGATCCACTCGGCCAGGCAGCGGCCGATGGCGGGCGACGTCTTGAACGAGGTGCCCGAGTCACCCAGCATGCCGTAGAGGCCGGCCACCGACGGGATCTGATCGATGATCGGCCGCCCGTCGGGGCTCATCATGATCATGCCGGCCCAGCCGCCGCGCATGGTGGCCTCCGCGAAGACCGGCAGCCGCGCGGCCAGCTTCTGCCGACAGCGCCCGACGTAGTCCGGATCCACGCCCTCGTCGAAGCGATCGGGGTCGGCGTGGCCCACGCCCAGCTCGACGCCGGCCAGTGTCGAGGCGCCCCCTTCCGGCCGGAACCACGACTGGTGGATGGCGTCGATGACAGCCGGGTGGCGGTGCGCGAATCCGGCCGGCCAGCGGAGGATCGAGATCTGCACGCGATGGGGCGTGAGGCCGTAGTCGAGCCCGAGCGGCGCCAGCAGCGCCGTCGCCCACGCGCCGGCGGCGACGAGGACCACCGGGGCGGCGATGCGGTCCTCGGCCGTCTCGACCCCGACGACGCGCCCGCGCTCCACCAGGATGCGGCGCGCCTCGCAGTGCGTGCGGATGGTGACGCCCCGGCCGCGCGCGGCCTCGGCGAACGCGAACGTGGTGGCGTTCGGATCGGCGAAGCCGGAGCCCGGCTCCCAGGCGGCCGCCCCGATATCGTCGAGGTGGCAACCGGGCAGGATGCGCTTCAGCTCCTCTCGCGCGATCACCCGGGTGTCGATGCCGATCCGGCGCTGGGTCTCGACGTTGTGGGCGAGCGCGCCCTCGTAGCCCGCCCCCACGATCTGGATGAAGCCCGCCGGCTCGAAGCCGCAGGCGCCGCCGACGATGGCCTCGAAGTCGCGAAAGATCTTGAGGCTCTCGAAGGCCAGCCGCGATTCCGCCTCATTGGTGTAGTGCATGCGCACGAGCGAGCCCGACTTGCCGGTGGCCCCGGCGCCCAGGTGGTGGCGCTCGAGCAGCACGACCCGCGTCACGCCGAGAGTAGCCAGATGGAAGGCGGTGCTGGCGCCGTTGGCGCCGCCGCCGATCACGATGACGTCGGCCGTGGCCACGCGTGGATTGTGACACGATCGGCCCGCCCCTTGACAGGGGGCTCCGCCCGGCCTCATATAGTCCGCGCCAATCGGCCCCAGGCAGCCCGCAAGGCAGGGCGAGCCGCAGGACGCCGCTGGGCGAGCCGCAGGACGGCCAGGGGCCGGGCCCCTGCATCCGAGGCAAGCAGGTCCAGAGAATCCCGCCGTCCGAGGCGAGCGAATCCACGCAGGGAGAGCCGCAGGACGTCGCGGGGCCGCAGGGCGAGCCGCAGCACGGCCGGGGGCTGGGGCCCCCGCGTGCGAGGCGAGCAAGTGAAAGGATCCCCGCCGTCCGAGGCGAGCGAATCCACGCAGGGTGAGCCGCAGGACGTCGCGGGGCTGGGGCCCCGCCGTCCGAGGCGAGCGAATCCAGAGGAGGCCCGTCATGGTCCAGGTCACCCGACGCCACCTGCTCAAGGGCGCGGCCGCCGCCGGCGCCGTCGCCGCGCTGCCGGGGCCGCTCGTCCGTGAGGCCCACGCGCAGACGACCCAGAAGCGCGAGCTGGTCGTCGCCCAGGGCGGCGACATCTCGAAGTTCGACCCGCACTTCAGCACCTCGTCCAACGACATCCGCGTGTCGTTCAACCTCTTCGACAACCTCACCAGCCGCCGCCCCGACGGCAGGCTCTATCCGGGGCTGGCCACGGAGTGGAAGCGGGAGGGCCAGACGATCTGGACGTTCAAGCTGCGGCCGGGTGTCCGGTGGCACAGCGGTGACGCCTTCACCTCCGCCGACGTGAAGTTCAGCCTCGAGCGCACCTGGGACCCCGCGCAGAAGACGCGGGTGAACACCGTGTTCACGACCATCGATCGCATCGAGGCGCCCGACGCGACGAACGTGGTCATCCACAGCAAGAAGCCGGATCCGCTGCTCCCCGCCCGCCTGGCCTTCTACGGTGGCCAGATCGTCCCCAAGAAGTACCTGGAAGCGGTCGGCAACGATGCCTTCAACGCCAGGCCGGTGGGCACGGGCCCGGTGCGCTTCGTCTCGTGGAAGAAGGACGACAAGGTCGTCCTGGAGGCGAACCCGGATTACTGGGGCGGCCGGATCGACGCCGACCGCGTGATCTTCCGCTCGGTGCCGGAGACCGCACCCCGGATCGCCGCGCTCCTCAAGGGCGAGGTGGACGTCATCACCCAGCTCTCCCCCGATCACGGCGAGCGCGTGGCCGGCACGGGCTCCACCCAGGTCGTGGGCGCGCTCTACGCGGGGCTCTACGTCCTGGCCGTGAACAGCAAGCGCCCGCCCCTCGACAACCCGCTGGTGAAGCAGGCCCTCTCGCTGGCCGTGGACCGCGAGCTCATCGTCAAAGAGCTGTGGCGGGGACGCGGGATCGTGCCCAGCGGCCCCATCGCCAAGGGCGACAACCACTACGACCCGGCGCTGCCGCCGCTCGCCTACAACCCGCGCGAGGCGCGCGAGCGGCTCCGAAAGGCGGGCTACAAGAACGAAGAGATCGTGATCGAGACCACGGTCGGCTACACCGCCAACGACAAGCCCATGTCCGAGGCGATCCAGGGCATGTGGCGCGAGGCCGGCGTCAACGCCAAAGTGGAGGTGGTCGAGTACTCCGTCCGCGCGCAGAAGAACCGCGACCGGAGCTTCAAGGGACTCTGGTGGTCGGATCCGACCTCCACCCTCGGCGATCCCGACGGCATGATGTGGCGCCTCCTGGGCCCCGGCGGGCCTCAGGACTACTGGCGCCACCCGCGCTTCGACGAGCTGGGGGAGGCGGCGCGCTTCTCGGTGGACGAGAAGTTCCGCGCGGAGGCGTACCGGGAGATGACGAAGGTCTTCCTCGAGCACTTCCCGTGGATCCCGGTGATCCAGCCCTACGAGGACTACGGCCTGCAGAAGTACGTGGAGTGGACGCCGAACCCCAACCAGCAGTTCGAGATCCGCCGCTTCAACTTCAAGTTCCGCCGCGCCTGAGCGCACCGCGGCCGGGGCCGTCGGTGGCCCCGGCCGCTTGCCATGCGTGGGACTCTCGGTTTTCTGGCCCACCGGCTGCTGCGCGCGCTGATCGCGCTGTGGCTCGTCTCCACGGTCGTCTTCGTGGTCATGCGGCTCAGCGGCGATCCGGTGCCGCTGCTCCTGCCGCCCGACGCGCCCCGGAGTGAGATCTTCCGCGTCCGCGCCGAGCTGGGGCTGGACCGTCCCCTGCCCGTCCAGTACGCGACGTTCCTGGCGAACGTGCTGCGCGGCGACTTCGGCCGCTCCATCCACTTCCGGGAGCCGGCCGCCCGCGTCGTCCTCGACTATCTGCCCGCCACCCTCGAGCTGGGACTGGCGGCCTTCGCCTTCGCCGTGGTGGTGGCGGTGCCGATCGGCGTGCTGTCGGCGGCGCGGCGCAACTCGCTCCTCGACCACGCGGCCATGGGCGTGGCGCTGGTCGGGCAGGCGGCGCCGACGTTCTTCCTCGGCATCCTCTTCATCCTGCTGCTGTCGCTGAAGGCCGGCCTGCTGCCTACCGGAGGGCGCGGTGACTGGCACCATCTCGTGCTGCCGGCGCTGACGCTGGGCATCTTCGCCATGGCCTCCATCGCGCGCCTCACCCGCTCGGCGGTGCTGGAGGTGCTGCGCGCCGACTTCATCCGCACGGCGCGCGCCAAGGGGTTGTCCGAGCGACTGGTGGTGGTCAAGCACACGCTGAAGAATGCGGCGATCCCGGTCCTCACGATCACGGGCCTGCAGTTCGGCACGCTGCTGGGCGGGGCCGTCGTCACCGAGACGGTCTTCGCCTGGCCGGGGATGGGACGGCTGGCGATCCAGTCGATCTACAACCGGGACTACCCGGTCGTGCAGTGCGCGGTCTTTCTCTCGGCCGTCGTCTTCATCGTCATCAACTTCGTCGTCGATCTCCTGTATGGCCTCCTCGATCCCCGCGTCCGCCGCGCCTGACGCCGTCGTCGACCTCCGCTCCGTCGCGGCCAGGTCCGGCGCGCGGCGGCGTCGAGGCCTGGCGCTGGTACTGGCGGGCGCGGCCTTCGTCCTGTTGCTGGGCGCCGTGGCCGCGGCGGCGCCGTGGCTGGCGCCGCACGACCCGACGCGCCAGTCGCTCCGCGCCCGGCTGACCGCGCCCACCCTGGCGGCGGCCGACGGCCAGGCGCACCTCCTCGGCACCGACCATCTCGGGCGCGACGTGCTTTCGCGGGTGATCTACGGCGCGCGCGTCTCGCTTGTCATCGGCTTCGCCGCCGTGACCGTCGGCGGGCTGATCGGCGCGGCGCTGGGCCTGCTGGCGGGGTTCCGCGGCGGCTGGCTGGACGGCGTCGTCATGACGCTGGCCGATGCCCAGCTCGCGTTCCCCTTCATCCTGCTGGCCATCGGCATCATCGCGGTCCTGGGCCCCAGCTTCCCCACGCTGATCGTCGTCGTCGGGCTCTCGGGCTGGGTCGCCTACGCGCGGATCCTCCGCTCCCAGGTCCTGGTGCTGCGCTCGCGCGAGTTCGTGGACGCCATCCACGCGCTGGGCGGCTCCACCCTGCGCATCGTGCTCGGCCACATCCTGCCCAACGTCGTCTCCTCGCTGGTCGTCATCGCCACCCTCGAGCTGGCGCGCGCCATCGTGCTGGAGGCGACGCTCTCCTTCCTGGGGCTCGGCATCCAGCCGCCCACACCGTCCTGGGGCGGCATGATCCACGAGGGGCGCGAGTACCTGGACTCGGCGTGGTGGATCTCCACCTGCCCCGGCACCGTGCTGATGCTGACGTCGCTCGTCGTCAGCCGCACCGGCGACTGGCTGCGCGATCTCCTGGACCCGACGCTGAGGGGGGAGTGACCAGCGCCCGCCCCCTCCGGTTCACCCCCGCCAGTGCGAGAGCTTCTCGTTGAGCGCGTCGAGGGCCAGCACGATGCCGATGGAGGCGGCCGAGACCAGGGCGGTGGCCGCGAAGAGCTGGGCGGCCTGAAAGCCGTTGGCCAGCGCGTTCATGACGTGGCCCATGCCGCGCACGCCGGCGAACATCTCCACGATCAGCACGCCCAGGAGACAGAAGACGATGCCCAGGCGGAGGCTCGCCAGCACCGAGGGCACGCTGGCCGGCAGGATGACCTTCCAGTAGACCTGCCAGGGCCGCGCGCCGTACGAGCGGGCGACGGTGACCAGCGCCGGATCGACGTCGCGCACGCCCCCGATGACCAGCACGAGGATGGGAAAGAGGCCATGAAGGGCGCCGTAGGCGACCGCGGGCGCGGTGCCGAAGCCGAGCAGCAGCACGATCCAGGGCAGCACCAGGATCTTCGGGATCCCGTAGAGCGCGACGACGAAGGGATGGAGGACGTCGTGCATGGCCCGCACCGAGCCGATCACGAGCCCCGCCGGCACGCCCAGCCCCACGGCCAGCGCATAGGCGACTGCAGTCTTCGCCAGCGTGTCGCCGAGCGCGCTGAGCGCCGAACCCCCCATCGCCCCGAAGGCCCGCGCCACGGCGCTGGGTGGCGCGACGAAGAGCGGATCGACCCACCCGGCGCGCGCCGAGGCCTCCCACGCCGCCAGCACGGCCAGGATGCTCGCCACCTGCAGCAGCCGGATGCGACGGGTCTCGCTCACGTCGTCCATCGCCGGGCCCGGCGCTCGACCAGGCTGGCCAGCACGTCGGAGACGACGACCAGCGCCAGCGTCACCAGTACCAGCGCGACGTAGTCGGCCGTCCGGAAGAGCCCGTAGGCGTGGTTGATGAGCGCGCCCATTCCCGCCTTGGATCCCAGAACCTCGCCCACGATGACGCCGATCACGGAGAGCGCGAGCCCCGTCCGGAGCCCGCCCACCAGCGTGAAGAGCATGCCGGGAATCAGCACCTTGGCGAAGACGGCGAGCGGCGAGGCGCCGAAGCTCCGCGCGACCGTGACGAAGTGCGGGTTCACCTGGCGCATGCCGGCCAGCACCGCCAGCGTGATGGGAAAGAACCCCAGGAGGAATCCGAACGCGATCTTCGAGGCGGCATCGAGCCCGAAGAAGAGCATGAGCGACGGGTACCAGACCACCGCCGGAACGGCGTAGAGCGCGCCCAGGATGGGCGCGAAGGTGCGCCCGAGGACGCGGTGGCCGCCCAGCGCGAAGCCCGCGCCCAGGCCGCCCGCCACCGCCAGCGCGTAGGCGACGGCGATCTCGCGGGCGGTGAGCAGGAAGTGTTCGGGCAGATCCGGGTACGAGCGCAGCGACAGGAGGTCGACGAGCGACGGCAGCGCCGCCGAGGGCGGCACGTGGAGAAGCGGGTTGCCCGCCCGGGCCGCGATCTCCCAGAGCCCCAGGGCCCCGAGCAGAATGGCCAGGCGAAGGGCCGAGAGTTTCAGAGGCTCGCCTCGGGCGCAGGGGCCCCAGCCCCTGGCCGCCCTGCGGCTCGCACAGCCCGTTTCAGAGGCTCGCCTCGGGCGCAGGGGCCCCAGCCCCTGGCC
It contains:
- a CDS encoding FAD-binding oxidoreductase; amino-acid sequence: MATADVIVIGGGANGASTAFHLATLGVTRVVLLERHHLGAGATGKSGSLVRMHYTNEAESRLAFESLKIFRDFEAIVGGACGFEPAGFIQIVGAGYEGALAHNVETQRRIGIDTRVIAREELKRILPGCHLDDIGAAAWEPGSGFADPNATTFAFAEAARGRGVTIRTHCEARRILVERGRVVGVETAEDRIAAPVVLVAAGAWATALLAPLGLDYGLTPHRVQISILRWPAGFAHRHPAVIDAIHQSWFRPEGGASTLAGVELGVGHADPDRFDEGVDPDYVGRCRQKLAARLPVFAEATMRGGWAGMIMMSPDGRPIIDQIPSVAGLYGMLGDSGTSFKTSPAIGRCLAEWIVEGKPRTADLTPFRSTRFAEGRLWVDEHHYGRARLTISR
- a CDS encoding ABC transporter substrate-binding protein, which codes for MVQVTRRHLLKGAAAAGAVAALPGPLVREAHAQTTQKRELVVAQGGDISKFDPHFSTSSNDIRVSFNLFDNLTSRRPDGRLYPGLATEWKREGQTIWTFKLRPGVRWHSGDAFTSADVKFSLERTWDPAQKTRVNTVFTTIDRIEAPDATNVVIHSKKPDPLLPARLAFYGGQIVPKKYLEAVGNDAFNARPVGTGPVRFVSWKKDDKVVLEANPDYWGGRIDADRVIFRSVPETAPRIAALLKGEVDVITQLSPDHGERVAGTGSTQVVGALYAGLYVLAVNSKRPPLDNPLVKQALSLAVDRELIVKELWRGRGIVPSGPIAKGDNHYDPALPPLAYNPREARERLRKAGYKNEEIVIETTVGYTANDKPMSEAIQGMWREAGVNAKVEVVEYSVRAQKNRDRSFKGLWWSDPTSTLGDPDGMMWRLLGPGGPQDYWRHPRFDELGEAARFSVDEKFRAEAYREMTKVFLEHFPWIPVIQPYEDYGLQKYVEWTPNPNQQFEIRRFNFKFRRA
- a CDS encoding ABC transporter permease, with the protein product MRGTLGFLAHRLLRALIALWLVSTVVFVVMRLSGDPVPLLLPPDAPRSEIFRVRAELGLDRPLPVQYATFLANVLRGDFGRSIHFREPAARVVLDYLPATLELGLAAFAFAVVVAVPIGVLSAARRNSLLDHAAMGVALVGQAAPTFFLGILFILLLSLKAGLLPTGGRGDWHHLVLPALTLGIFAMASIARLTRSAVLEVLRADFIRTARAKGLSERLVVVKHTLKNAAIPVLTITGLQFGTLLGGAVVTETVFAWPGMGRLAIQSIYNRDYPVVQCAVFLSAVVFIVINFVVDLLYGLLDPRVRRA
- a CDS encoding ABC transporter permease — translated: MASSIPASAAPDAVVDLRSVAARSGARRRRGLALVLAGAAFVLLLGAVAAAAPWLAPHDPTRQSLRARLTAPTLAAADGQAHLLGTDHLGRDVLSRVIYGARVSLVIGFAAVTVGGLIGAALGLLAGFRGGWLDGVVMTLADAQLAFPFILLAIGIIAVLGPSFPTLIVVVGLSGWVAYARILRSQVLVLRSREFVDAIHALGGSTLRIVLGHILPNVVSSLVVIATLELARAIVLEATLSFLGLGIQPPTPSWGGMIHEGREYLDSAWWISTCPGTVLMLTSLVVSRTGDWLRDLLDPTLRGE
- a CDS encoding ABC transporter permease, translating into MSETRRIRLLQVASILAVLAAWEASARAGWVDPLFVAPPSAVARAFGAMGGSALSALGDTLAKTAVAYALAVGLGVPAGLVIGSVRAMHDVLHPFVVALYGIPKILVLPWIVLLLGFGTAPAVAYGALHGLFPILVLVIGGVRDVDPALVTVARSYGARPWQVYWKVILPASVPSVLASLRLGIVFCLLGVLIVEMFAGVRGMGHVMNALANGFQAAQLFAATALVSAASIGIVLALDALNEKLSHWRG
- a CDS encoding ABC transporter permease subunit, producing MPPSAALPSLVDLLSLRSYPDLPEHFLLTAREIAVAYALAVAGGLGAGFALGGHRVLGRTFAPILGALYAVPAVVWYPSLMLFFGLDAASKIAFGFLLGFFPITLAVLAGMRQVNPHFVTVARSFGASPLAVFAKVLIPGMLFTLVGGLRTGLALSVIGVIVGEVLGSKAGMGALINHAYGLFRTADYVALVLVTLALVVVSDVLASLVERRARRWTT